Proteins found in one Clostridia bacterium genomic segment:
- the mfd gene encoding transcription-repair coupling factor gives MTQQGYLEVLQEQESYSEILNAVKKNKFPIKITGTAESQKLHLAYSLCKEFRKNMVYIVPDPLTARFALEDLKFFAGEENTDLFPKKEQIFYEIEAKSAGNASKRIAVLNNLLHRQNYFVVTTIEAFCQKIISKVAFENRRIALKTAQVYSIEDIEKKLALMGYKREYTVEAPGQFAVRGGILDIFPRNALTPCRVEFFDDEIDTIRLFDPDSQLSIEIVQEIEISPANEDFSDNIGTLADFCENCLFFLEEPHHLHASYEKAVSDLTDAIGAAKEKAMLTEREQMRADYYIEAYSTALKKTYSQGAIALSNLTLAAKEFNPKEILSINTKSTASYNGNLGLLLEDILYYIGQKYRIVLPCGSESKAKHLQEELNRENISSAYTATLKEMPKRGMVTLVDGTLQRGFEYPLTASVFLSDKIFAGESQKKTALRKKGQSIRDISDIKEGDYVVHQSHGIGVYSGIERITVDNITKDYLKVKYQGTDVLYVPVNQLNLINKYIGATEHIKVNKLGGQEWNRTKAKAKSAVAAIAKELVELYAARENVQGFVFNPDTPWQKEFEDAFLYEETQDQVTAIADVKKDMESAKPMDRLLCGDVGFGKTEVALRAAFKAIMDGKQVAYLVPTTLLAKQHYENFLQRLQNYPFKVEMLSRFRSKKQQEETVKRLKNGSCDMVVGTHRLLQEDIGFKDLGLLIVDEEQRFGVNHKEKIKTLKNNVDVLTLTATPIPRTLKMAMSGLRDMSVLTEPPQDRHPIQTYVLEFNPEVIASAIRREMERNGQVYYLYNRVESIDAFAARIKQLVPEARIAIAHGRMSQIQMENIMLKVIDGEVDVLICTTIIETGLDIPNVNTIILDNADRFGLAQLHQIRGRVGRSSRLAYAYFTIQKDKVLDAVAEKRLKAIKEYTEFGAGFKLAMKDLEIRGAGSLLGQKQHGHIEQIGYELYCRLLETAVRQLKNNEEIVEELPITIDLQQDSYIPEKYIADADTRIDVYKTISQIETEEDADNVISQLIDRFGEPPKVMESLIDAVLIRNLAKSLGVTDVTQTKSELVLTLSAASPIDAILTYVQENKNDFILRANKTTCLVYKFNNRTVNQGRNIKIILQLLKRLKKSCE, from the coding sequence ATGACACAACAAGGATATTTAGAGGTCCTGCAGGAGCAGGAATCCTACAGCGAAATTTTAAACGCTGTAAAAAAGAACAAATTTCCCATAAAAATCACAGGTACGGCCGAGTCGCAAAAACTGCACTTGGCCTATTCTTTGTGTAAAGAATTTAGAAAAAACATGGTATACATCGTGCCCGATCCTTTAACGGCACGGTTTGCCTTAGAGGATTTAAAATTCTTTGCCGGAGAAGAAAATACCGATTTATTCCCCAAAAAGGAACAGATTTTTTATGAAATTGAAGCCAAAAGTGCCGGAAACGCCTCTAAGCGTATCGCGGTGCTGAATAATCTGTTGCACAGGCAGAACTATTTTGTGGTTACCACCATTGAAGCCTTTTGTCAGAAAATCATCTCCAAGGTGGCGTTTGAAAACCGCAGAATCGCATTAAAAACCGCACAGGTTTACAGCATAGAAGATATCGAAAAGAAGCTTGCGCTCATGGGGTATAAACGGGAATACACCGTTGAAGCGCCGGGTCAGTTTGCGGTGCGTGGCGGTATTTTGGATATTTTCCCCCGGAATGCCCTCACCCCTTGCCGCGTTGAGTTTTTTGATGACGAAATTGACACCATCCGTCTGTTTGATCCTGATTCCCAGCTTTCCATTGAAATTGTGCAGGAAATCGAGATTTCTCCTGCCAACGAGGATTTTTCGGACAACATCGGCACCCTTGCGGACTTTTGCGAAAACTGTCTGTTTTTCCTGGAAGAACCGCACCATTTGCATGCCTCCTACGAAAAGGCTGTGTCTGATTTAACCGATGCCATCGGTGCCGCAAAGGAAAAAGCGATGCTCACCGAGCGGGAGCAGATGCGTGCAGACTATTATATAGAAGCTTATTCCACCGCTTTAAAGAAAACCTACAGCCAGGGTGCTATTGCCCTGTCTAACCTGACTTTAGCGGCAAAGGAATTCAATCCGAAAGAAATTCTTTCCATTAATACTAAATCCACCGCTTCGTACAACGGAAATTTAGGCCTTCTGCTGGAGGATATTTTATACTACATCGGACAAAAATACCGCATCGTACTTCCCTGTGGCTCAGAATCCAAAGCCAAGCATCTGCAGGAAGAGTTAAACCGCGAAAATATTTCGTCTGCCTACACCGCAACCTTAAAGGAAATGCCAAAGCGCGGTATGGTAACTTTGGTAGACGGTACGCTGCAACGGGGCTTTGAATATCCCTTAACCGCATCCGTCTTTCTGTCCGACAAAATCTTTGCAGGCGAATCCCAGAAGAAAACAGCACTCCGTAAAAAAGGACAGTCCATCCGCGATATTTCGGATATCAAGGAAGGCGATTATGTGGTGCATCAGAGCCACGGTATCGGTGTATACTCAGGCATTGAGCGCATCACGGTAGACAACATCACAAAGGACTATTTAAAGGTCAAATATCAGGGCACAGACGTTTTATATGTGCCTGTTAACCAGTTGAACTTAATCAACAAATATATCGGCGCAACCGAACACATTAAAGTAAACAAGCTTGGCGGTCAGGAATGGAACCGCACCAAGGCAAAAGCAAAATCAGCTGTTGCGGCAATCGCAAAAGAGTTGGTGGAGCTGTATGCCGCCCGGGAAAATGTACAGGGCTTTGTTTTCAACCCCGACACTCCCTGGCAAAAGGAATTTGAGGATGCCTTTTTATACGAAGAAACCCAAGACCAGGTAACCGCCATTGCAGATGTGAAAAAGGACATGGAAAGTGCAAAGCCCATGGACAGACTGCTTTGCGGTGACGTAGGCTTCGGCAAGACCGAGGTGGCACTTCGCGCGGCGTTTAAAGCCATTATGGACGGCAAGCAGGTGGCATACCTTGTGCCCACCACATTGCTTGCCAAACAGCATTATGAAAACTTCCTGCAACGGTTGCAGAATTACCCCTTTAAAGTTGAAATGCTCTCCCGCTTCCGCTCCAAAAAACAGCAGGAGGAAACGGTAAAACGCTTAAAAAACGGAAGCTGTGACATGGTTGTCGGCACCCACCGTCTGTTGCAGGAGGACATCGGCTTTAAGGATTTAGGTCTTTTGATTGTGGACGAGGAACAGCGCTTTGGCGTAAACCATAAAGAAAAAATAAAAACCTTGAAAAATAACGTGGATGTGTTGACCTTAACCGCAACCCCTATCCCCAGAACCTTAAAAATGGCAATGTCGGGCTTAAGGGACATGAGCGTTTTAACCGAACCGCCTCAGGACAGACATCCCATTCAAACCTATGTTTTAGAATTCAATCCCGAGGTTATCGCCTCTGCCATCCGTCGTGAAATGGAACGAAACGGACAGGTGTATTATCTTTATAACCGTGTCGAATCCATTGACGCCTTTGCGGCACGCATCAAGCAGTTGGTACCCGAGGCACGCATTGCCATCGCCCATGGCAGAATGAGCCAGATTCAGATGGAAAACATTATGTTAAAGGTCATCGACGGTGAGGTGGATGTTTTAATTTGCACCACCATCATTGAAACAGGGCTGGACATTCCGAATGTAAACACCATTATTTTGGATAACGCCGACCGCTTCGGTCTTGCTCAGCTCCACCAGATTCGCGGACGTGTAGGCCGTTCCTCCCGTCTTGCCTATGCCTACTTTACCATTCAGAAGGATAAGGTTTTAGATGCCGTTGCGGAAAAACGGTTAAAGGCAATTAAGGAATACACCGAATTTGGTGCAGGCTTCAAGCTTGCCATGAAAGACCTGGAAATCCGCGGTGCAGGCAGTCTTTTGGGACAGAAACAACACGGACATATTGAACAAATCGGCTATGAGCTTTACTGCAGATTGTTAGAAACCGCGGTGCGTCAGCTGAAAAACAACGAGGAAATTGTGGAAGAACTGCCTATCACCATTGACCTGCAGCAAGACAGCTACATTCCCGAAAAGTATATCGCAGATGCGGACACACGTATTGATGTTTACAAAACCATTTCACAAATTGAAACCGAGGAAGATGCAGACAACGTAATCAGTCAGCTGATTGACCGCTTTGGTGAACCGCCAAAAGTTATGGAAAGCCTGATAGATGCCGTGCTGATTCGGAATCTTGCCAAATCTTTAGGCGTAACAGATGTAACCCAGACCAAATCCGAACTGGTGCTGACCCTTTCTGCCGCCTCCCCGATTGATGCGATTTTGACCTATGTGCAGGAAAATAAAAACGATTTCATTCTGCGCGCCAACAAAACCACTTGCCTTGTTTACAAATTTAACAACCGCACCGTCAACCAGGGTCGGAATATTAAGATTATATTACAATTGCTAAAACGATTGAAAAAATCCTGCGAATAG
- the xylA gene encoding xylose isomerase → MAYFENIPKIEYEGKNSKNPLSFKYYDAEKVILGKKMKEHLPFAMAWWHNLCAAGTDMFGRDTADKAFGAEKGTMAHAKAKVDAGFEFMQKLGVEYFCFHDVDLVPEADDINETNKRLDEITDYILVKMKETGIKCLWGTANMFSNPRFVNGAGSTNSADVFCFAAAQVKKALELTVKLGGKGYVFWGGREGYETLLNTDVKFEQENIAALMKMAVTYGRKIGFTGDFYIEPKPKEPMKHQYDFDAATAIGFLRQYGLDKDFKMNIEANHATLAGHTFEHELRISAMNGMLGSIDANQGDYLLGWDTDQFPSDVYSATYCMLEVLKAGGLTGGFNFDAKNRRPSYTAEDMFKGFILGMDTYALGLIKAAALIEDGRLDEFVKEKYQSFANTEIGQKIRSGNATLEELAEYAGKLQKPEMPGSGSQEYLESVVNSIMFG, encoded by the coding sequence ATGGCTTATTTTGAAAACATTCCCAAAATTGAATACGAGGGAAAAAACAGTAAAAATCCGCTTTCTTTCAAGTATTATGATGCGGAAAAAGTAATTTTAGGCAAAAAGATGAAAGAGCATCTGCCCTTTGCCATGGCTTGGTGGCACAACCTCTGTGCGGCAGGTACCGATATGTTCGGCAGAGACACCGCAGACAAGGCATTCGGCGCAGAAAAAGGCACTATGGCGCACGCAAAAGCAAAAGTGGACGCAGGGTTTGAATTCATGCAAAAGCTTGGCGTGGAGTATTTTTGTTTCCATGATGTGGATTTGGTGCCCGAGGCAGATGACATCAACGAAACCAACAAAAGATTAGACGAAATCACCGATTATATACTGGTTAAAATGAAAGAAACAGGCATCAAATGTCTGTGGGGTACAGCCAATATGTTCTCCAATCCCCGTTTTGTAAACGGTGCAGGCAGTACCAATTCGGCGGACGTGTTCTGCTTTGCGGCGGCACAGGTGAAAAAGGCATTAGAGCTTACCGTAAAGCTTGGCGGTAAAGGTTATGTGTTCTGGGGTGGCAGAGAAGGCTATGAAACTCTTTTGAATACAGACGTTAAATTTGAACAGGAAAACATTGCCGCTTTAATGAAAATGGCAGTTACCTACGGCAGAAAAATCGGGTTTACGGGCGATTTTTACATTGAGCCTAAGCCCAAGGAACCCATGAAACATCAGTATGATTTTGATGCGGCAACCGCCATCGGCTTTTTACGTCAATACGGTCTGGATAAAGATTTTAAGATGAATATTGAAGCCAATCATGCAACCCTTGCAGGACATACTTTTGAGCACGAGCTTCGCATTTCTGCCATGAACGGTATGCTTGGCTCTATTGATGCCAACCAGGGCGATTACCTGCTTGGTTGGGATACCGACCAGTTCCCGTCGGATGTGTACAGCGCAACCTACTGCATGTTAGAGGTTTTAAAGGCAGGCGGTCTTACGGGCGGATTTAACTTTGATGCGAAAAACCGTCGTCCCAGCTACACCGCAGAGGATATGTTTAAAGGCTTTATTCTGGGAATGGATACCTATGCGTTAGGCTTAATCAAGGCGGCAGCACTGATTGAGGACGGCAGGCTGGACGAATTTGTAAAAGAAAAGTATCAGAGCTTTGCAAACACCGAAATCGGACAAAAAATCCGTTCGGGCAACGCAACACTTGAAGAACTCGCAGAATACGCAGGTAAGCTACAAAAACCCGAAATGCCCGGAAGCGGGAGTCAGGAATACTTAGAATCGGTTGTCAATTCAATTATGTTTGGATAA
- a CDS encoding GTP pyrophosphokinase family protein → MEKQVLFTDHQEYLQMEHLYTSALKQLQLRFEVLNGEFKVMHDRSPIHHIQSRFKSTKSIIKKLNKLGHEVSIPSAMKNINDLAGIRVVCSYIDDVYNVADMFLRQNDIRLIKKRDYIKNPNYNGYRSLHLDVEIPVFLSDHTQSVLAEIQIRTVAMDFWASLEHDLRYKSDKNIPQELCEQMLACADEIAIIDKEMQEMYKEIQNL, encoded by the coding sequence ATGGAAAAACAAGTCCTTTTTACCGACCATCAGGAATATTTGCAGATGGAGCATTTATACACCTCTGCTTTAAAGCAGCTTCAGCTCCGCTTTGAGGTGTTAAACGGCGAATTCAAGGTGATGCATGACCGAAGCCCCATTCATCACATTCAAAGCCGATTCAAATCCACCAAAAGCATTATCAAAAAGTTAAACAAGCTCGGGCACGAGGTGTCCATTCCCTCTGCCATGAAAAATATTAACGACTTAGCCGGCATCCGCGTGGTTTGCAGTTACATTGATGACGTGTATAATGTCGCCGATATGTTTTTGCGCCAGAACGATATTCGCCTGATAAAAAAACGCGACTACATCAAAAATCCCAATTACAACGGCTACAGAAGTCTGCATCTGGATGTGGAAATTCCCGTATTTTTATCCGACCATACCCAGTCGGTCTTAGCTGAAATTCAGATTCGCACCGTTGCCATGGACTTCTGGGCAAGCTTAGAGCACGATTTGCGCTATAAATCGGACAAAAACATTCCGCAGGAGCTTTGCGAGCAGATGCTTGCCTGCGCAGACGAAATTGCTATCATCGACAAAGAAATGCAGGAAATGTATAAAGAAATACAAAACTTATAA
- a CDS encoding undecaprenyldiphospho-muramoylpentapeptide beta-N-acetylglucosaminyltransferase yields the protein MKIVLAGGGTAGHVTPNIALIPALKEAGFTDIQYIGTNGIEKELITKEGIPFHEIQAGKLRRYLDMENIKDIFRIIKGTQQAKKLLKKIKPDVVFSKGGFASCPVVWSAKSLHIPVISHESDITPGLANKLSLPSASKICYAFPETKAHLPEGKAIYTGIPIRPAFFTGDRQKGLSFLGFTGKKPILTVIGGSQGSKFLNETVRGSLKALLETFDVCHLCGKDNLDTSLLSTDGYKQFEYMHAELADVMQATDLFVSRAGATTLFEILAMKKPSVLIPLSKGSRGDQILNANSFEKQGFAKKLDEETMTEQSFLDTVFAVYKDRESYHIALGQVSNENSAQKIAALLKENIRK from the coding sequence GTGAAAATCGTATTGGCTGGCGGCGGCACCGCAGGGCATGTAACCCCGAACATCGCGCTCATCCCCGCCTTAAAAGAAGCAGGTTTTACCGACATTCAGTACATCGGTACCAACGGCATTGAAAAAGAACTGATTACAAAGGAAGGCATCCCCTTCCATGAAATTCAGGCAGGCAAGCTTCGCCGCTATCTGGATATGGAAAATATAAAAGACATTTTCCGCATTATAAAAGGTACACAGCAGGCGAAAAAGCTTTTAAAGAAAATCAAGCCGGATGTGGTATTCAGCAAGGGTGGCTTTGCCTCCTGCCCTGTAGTATGGTCCGCAAAAAGCCTGCATATCCCTGTAATTTCGCATGAATCGGACATCACGCCCGGTCTTGCCAATAAACTCAGCCTGCCCTCTGCAAGCAAAATCTGCTATGCGTTTCCTGAAACGAAAGCACATCTGCCCGAAGGCAAAGCCATTTACACCGGCATCCCGATTCGCCCTGCATTTTTCACGGGCGACAGACAAAAGGGCTTGTCTTTCTTAGGCTTTACGGGTAAAAAACCGATACTCACGGTTATCGGTGGCTCACAAGGCTCTAAATTTTTAAATGAAACGGTACGCGGAAGCTTAAAAGCTTTGCTTGAAACCTTTGATGTGTGCCATCTTTGCGGTAAAGACAATCTGGATACATCCCTTTTAAGCACCGATGGCTACAAGCAGTTTGAATACATGCACGCAGAGCTTGCTGACGTGATGCAGGCAACCGATTTATTTGTATCCCGTGCAGGGGCAACCACTTTATTTGAAATTCTTGCCATGAAAAAGCCGTCTGTGCTGATTCCCCTTTCCAAGGGCAGCCGCGGTGACCAGATTTTAAACGCAAACTCCTTTGAAAAACAGGGCTTTGCCAAAAAACTGGACGAAGAAACCATGACCGAGCAAAGCTTTCTGGATACTGTTTTTGCAGTGTACAAGGACAGGGAAAGCTACCACATAGCGCTCGGACAGGTTTCAAACGAAAACAGCGCGCAAAAAATTGCCGCACTTTTAAAAGAAAACATCAGAAAATAA
- a CDS encoding peptidylprolyl isomerase has product MKKCIICLLVFSMLFALVACGDSKTAKNLETDQVVGSVEGEPIYFWEYNFFLQDVKQVMLEQYGIEPSDISASKEFWKRDFDGQTASELAIEKAFDEVTSFKRQVIFAKQNGATVDESYEQQLDKQIGEYKEAVGAEYFEVFLIEMGLTSEEQYRQISRDNAHINNFYQSLTADGTVTVSDEEIEAFYNEYIAPTYDVVTAKHILISTVDENGAPLSDEKIAKAEALAKDLHKQITDGEIEFDAAMQEYGQDPGVKSNPDGYTFGRGEMVEAFETTAFGLEIGEMSEPVLSEFGWHIILLTDAKTQTLEEASDNIRQQLSFSACTKYIMEHTESFAIEKNEDVLAKVQI; this is encoded by the coding sequence ATGAAAAAATGTATAATCTGTCTTTTGGTTTTCAGTATGCTGTTTGCACTTGTTGCCTGCGGTGATTCCAAGACGGCGAAAAACCTCGAAACCGACCAGGTGGTCGGTTCTGTGGAGGGCGAACCCATTTATTTCTGGGAATACAATTTCTTTTTGCAGGATGTAAAGCAGGTAATGCTGGAGCAGTACGGTATTGAACCATCTGACATTTCTGCATCCAAAGAATTCTGGAAAAGAGATTTTGACGGGCAGACCGCCTCCGAGCTTGCCATTGAAAAAGCCTTTGATGAGGTGACAAGCTTTAAGCGTCAGGTCATTTTTGCCAAGCAGAACGGCGCAACGGTTGACGAAAGCTACGAACAACAGTTAGACAAACAGATTGGCGAATACAAAGAGGCTGTCGGTGCTGAATACTTTGAAGTTTTCTTAATAGAAATGGGCTTAACAAGCGAAGAACAGTACCGCCAGATCAGCCGGGACAACGCACACATCAACAATTTCTATCAGTCCCTCACTGCAGACGGGACAGTAACCGTTTCAGACGAGGAAATCGAAGCTTTTTACAACGAATACATTGCGCCCACCTATGATGTGGTTACCGCAAAGCACATTTTGATTTCCACCGTAGATGAAAACGGTGCACCCTTGTCCGATGAAAAGATTGCAAAAGCAGAAGCTTTAGCAAAGGATTTACACAAACAAATCACTGACGGTGAGATAGAATTTGATGCAGCAATGCAAGAATACGGTCAGGACCCGGGCGTTAAATCCAATCCCGACGGCTACACCTTTGGTCGAGGCGAAATGGTCGAAGCCTTTGAAACCACAGCCTTCGGCCTTGAAATCGGCGAAATGTCCGAGCCTGTTTTAAGTGAATTCGGCTGGCACATTATACTTTTAACCGACGCCAAAACCCAAACCCTGGAAGAGGCGTCCGACAACATCCGTCAACAGCTTTCCTTCAGTGCCTGCACCAAATACATCATGGAGCATACCGAATCGTTTGCAATTGAAAAGAATGAAGACGTTTTAGCCAAAGTACAGATATAA
- a CDS encoding DMT family transporter, translating to MTGSIWILYVFIYGLLKGSREGMKKAALKKSSSTEILFFYTLIGLLFAIPFSGTAFSLSPALIFYIFIKAAVVCTAWLFAYAALKNMSVSLYGIMDLSRMVFSTLLGVFVLGESLTVPKIAGMFLVVLGLFLANLKKDNTTAKGVTFVVLLSALLNCFFNAISGTMDKVLMQYMDSSQLQFWFMLFMTVIYGIILIARKEKVHISTLKTNFWIPLMSLSLMVGDRMLFEANANPESEVTIMTIVKQSSVLVTVLTGWLVFHEKHILYKFMCTGIVLAGIFIAILL from the coding sequence ATGACAGGTTCAATCTGGATTTTATATGTGTTTATATACGGGCTCTTAAAGGGGTCGAGAGAGGGTATGAAGAAGGCGGCACTTAAAAAGAGCAGTTCCACCGAAATTCTGTTTTTCTATACCCTTATCGGCTTGCTTTTTGCGATTCCTTTTTCGGGAACTGCCTTTTCACTTTCGCCTGCTTTGATATTTTACATATTCATAAAGGCAGCGGTGGTTTGTACTGCCTGGCTGTTTGCCTATGCGGCACTTAAAAACATGTCGGTCAGCTTATATGGCATTATGGATTTGTCGCGCATGGTGTTTTCTACACTTCTTGGTGTGTTCGTTTTGGGTGAATCGCTGACCGTTCCGAAAATAGCGGGAATGTTCTTAGTGGTTTTGGGATTGTTTCTGGCAAATCTAAAAAAAGACAACACGACTGCAAAGGGTGTAACCTTTGTGGTGTTGCTTTCGGCACTTTTAAACTGCTTTTTCAATGCCATTTCGGGAACTATGGACAAAGTGTTGATGCAGTATATGGATTCTTCTCAACTGCAGTTCTGGTTTATGCTTTTTATGACCGTAATTTATGGCATAATACTGATTGCCCGCAAAGAAAAGGTGCATATTTCCACTCTAAAAACCAATTTCTGGATTCCGCTTATGAGTCTTTCTTTGATGGTCGGGGACAGAATGCTGTTTGAAGCCAACGCAAACCCGGAAAGTGAAGTCACCATCATGACCATTGTCAAGCAATCTTCGGTTTTAGTCACCGTTTTAACCGGTTGGTTGGTATTTCACGAAAAACATATTTTGTATAAATTTATGTGCACAGGCATAGTGCTGGCAGGTATTTTTATTGCGATATTACTATAA
- a CDS encoding aminoacyl-tRNA hydrolase — MYLIVGLGNPGKQYFATRHNIGFSAMDYLSQKHNIAITKIKHKGLIGEGKINGERVLLLKPQTFMNLSGESVRDAATFYKIPNENILIIYDDVSLPVGKMRLREKGSAGGHNGIKSIIAHLGSDVFPRIKIGVGSPKPETDLADHVLGRISKEEEKILFEMLEKTNGAVETFVKDGMERAMNQYSG; from the coding sequence ATGTATTTAATCGTAGGCCTGGGCAATCCGGGCAAGCAGTATTTTGCGACCCGTCACAACATCGGTTTTTCTGCCATGGATTATCTGTCGCAAAAACATAACATTGCCATCACAAAAATCAAGCACAAGGGCTTGATTGGCGAAGGAAAAATCAACGGAGAACGGGTTTTGCTTTTAAAACCCCAGACCTTTATGAATTTAAGCGGTGAATCGGTTCGGGATGCCGCAACCTTCTACAAAATTCCGAACGAAAACATTTTAATCATTTATGATGACGTATCTCTTCCGGTAGGCAAAATGCGTCTGCGCGAAAAAGGAAGTGCCGGCGGACACAACGGCATTAAATCCATCATCGCCCATTTAGGCTCGGATGTATTTCCGCGCATCAAAATCGGCGTGGGCAGTCCCAAGCCCGAAACGGATTTGGCAGACCATGTTTTGGGGCGCATCTCCAAGGAAGAAGAGAAAATTTTATTTGAAATGCTGGAAAAAACCAACGGCGCGGTGGAAACCTTTGTCAAAGACGGCATGGAACGCGCCATGAACCAATATAGCGGATAA